The following proteins come from a genomic window of Montipora capricornis isolate CH-2021 chromosome 9, ASM3666992v2, whole genome shotgun sequence:
- the LOC138016116 gene encoding uncharacterized protein has protein sequence MKQDVSLATSVSILSAFASVLLSVMAIMRSGENANELLLFRRRIFELENQLKMVNTIPDFTHMAGVDGNIHVADAKGPHTRTERDLRQSDKSKTSDKSKRRSINRKLITQEVKKEIRSIMSSLTQVFCAKEERLCFKGQKGDKGDTGPPGKPGSPGKLGPRGQPGPRGPVGPAGKRGEQGVSVSVPTITTPGKVVTVKKTDTVSLPCQAEGLPLPELTWFRVYGSLPSGRHVTNDNGTLVITETQLKDAGMYVCQAVNALGLAKSTTVLIVHVPVQFTKLPYSITIEEGKNAILSCQASGYPEPVITWTVKFSGRRKSANETQKGWQVFENATINDNETYTCTAKNDFSKVKASASVTVIPKLKFVVRPVGWINATIGSRVPLRCQASNAAVTWSRKGSVVPKIYEVLRDETLVINITSFDDEGSYICEARGVVSSINASSRLSIIVRSCSEWRLAGHNASGFYSVKPDKDSSFFKVFCNMTERGGVGVSVVSHDSEERTAVQGFMYRGSYSKDVAYNGLTMTQIKSLFQVSAHCEQLIKYECHHSVLLWHDSPFGWWVSRDGQKMKYWGGATPGSNKCACGMNDTCATGGKCNCDANDLTWREDSGLLTDKSTLPVTQLRFGDTGDPRVEKGFHTLGKLRCHGIA, from the exons GTGTCGACggaaatatacatgtagcagACGCTAAAGGACCTCATACAAGGACTGAACGAGATCTTAGACAGAGCGATAAATCAAAGACGAGCGATAAAAGCAAAAGGAGAAGCATTAATCGAAAGCTCATTACACAGGaagtaaagaaagaaattcGCAGCATCATGTCTTCCTTAACTCAGGTTTTCTGTGCTAAAGAGGAACGTCTTTGCTTCAAAGGACAAAAAGGTGACAAGGGTGATACAGGCCCACCAGGAAAACCTGGGTCTCCTGGTAAGCTCGGGCCGAGGGGGCAGCCGGGACCGAGAGGGCCTGTGGGACCAGCAGGAAAGAGGG GCGAGCAAGGTGTCTCGGTATCCGTCCCCACAATAACCACACCAGGTAAAGTGGTAACAGTCAAAAAGACTGACACAGTCTCGTTACCGTGCCAGGCCGAGGGACTACCTCTTCCAGAATTAACTTGGTTCCGAGTTTACGGATCTCTTCCTTCAGGTCGTCACGTGACAAACGATAATGGGACACTGGTAATCACAGAAACTCAACTCAAAGATGCTGGCATGTACGTGTGTCAAGCAGTGAATGCTCTTGGTTTAGCCAAATCGACAACCGTGTTAATCGTTCATG TTCCGGTGCAGTTTACAAAGTTACCTTACTCAATAACGATTGAGGAAGGGAAAAATGCTATTTTGAGTTGCCAAGCTTCTGGATATCCTGAGCCCGTGATAACTTGGACGGTGAAGTTCTCAGGTCGACGCAAATCCGCGAACGAGACTCAAAAGGGATGGCAAGTCTTCGAGAACGCCACGATAAATGACAACGAAACTTACACATGCACCGCCAAAAATGACTTTAGCAAAGTAAAGGCTTCAGCGTCGGTAACAGTAATTCCCAAACTTAAGTTTGTTGTTCGCCCCGTCGGATGGATTAACGCGACGATTGGTAGCAGAGTTCCACTTCGATGTCAAGCCAGTAACGCTGCAGTGACTTGGTCCAGGAAAGGAAGTGTCGTGCCAAAGATCTATGAGGTTCTACGAGACGAAACTCTTGTGATAAACATTACTTCGTTTGATGACGAAGGATCGTACATTTGCGAGGCGAGAGGTGTAGTCTCCTCAATAAACGCAAGTTCTAGATTGTCGATTATTGTAAGATCGTGCAGTGAATGGCGATTAGCGGGACACAATGCGAGCGGTTTTTATTCTGTCAAACCTGATAAGGACTCGAGCTTTTTCAAAGTGTTTTGCAACATGACTGAAAGGGGAGGAGTGGGCGTGTCTGTTGTAAGTCACGACTCGGAAGAAAGGACCGCCGTTCAGGGTTTCATGTACCGAGGAAGTTATTCGAAAGACGTTGCATACAATGGACTCACCATGACTCAAATTAAGAGCCTCTTCCAAGTTTCCGCACACTGTGAACAGCTCATTAAATACGAATGCCACCACTCCGTGTTGCTCTGGCATGATTCGCCTTTCGGTTGGTGGGTGTCACGTGATGGACAGAAGATGAAGTACTGGGGAGGAGCTACGCCTGGTAGCAACAAGTGCGCATGTGGGATGAATGACACATGCGCCACTGGAGGCAAGTGTAACTGCGATGCCAATGACCTGACGTGGCGAGAGGATAGTGGCCTGTTGACTGATAAATCCACTCTGCCTGTAACTCAGTTACGTTTTGGTGACACTGGTGATCCCCGAGTGGAGAAGGGTTTTCATACTTTAGGAAAGCTACGATGTCATGGAATTGCctga